Below is a genomic region from Thermococcus sp..
ACATGGAAATCGCTGGGGCGAGCATGGACGACGTTATGGGCCTCATAGAGGAGCTAATCACTGGCCTTTTCAGGGAGCTTAGACCGGTCGTTTGGGAGTCCTTTGAGAGGGAACTGCCAAAGGTGAGGAGGCCCTTCAGGAGGTTCACCATTGAGGAAATCAGGGAGGAGTTTGGAAGCGAGGAGGAAGCGAGCAGAGCTTTGGAAGAGCCCTTCTGGATAACCGGAATCCCAAGGGAGTTCTACGACAGGGAAGTTGACGGAATTTGGAGGAACTACGACCTCTATCTTCCAGGGGGCTACGGTGAGGTTTCCAGCGGGGGAGAGAGGGAGTGGGAGTACGAAAAGATACTCGCCAAGATACGCTCATCCGGTCTGAGCGAGAAAGCTTTCAGGCCATACCTTGAGGTTGCCAGGGCCGGCCTTCTAAGACCGAGCGCCGGGGCTGGGGTTGGGGTAGAGAGACTCGTCCGCTACATTGTCGGAGCGAAACACATAGCGGAGGTTCAACCCTTCCCGAGGATTCCGGGGATTCCGGCCGTTATCTAAATTTCTTCCTTTATTTTTGGTCCCCTGTATCGGTCACTTTGGCCTGCTGTAATTTTTCCCTCGTCTATAGGGGCAGAGTTGTGGTGGGCTTT
It encodes:
- a CDS encoding amino acid--tRNA ligase-related protein, with translation MEIAGASMDDVMGLIEELITGLFRELRPVVWESFERELPKVRRPFRRFTIEEIREEFGSEEEASRALEEPFWITGIPREFYDREVDGIWRNYDLYLPGGYGEVSSGGEREWEYEKILAKIRSSGLSEKAFRPYLEVARAGLLRPSAGAGVGVERLVRYIVGAKHIAEVQPFPRIPGIPAVI